Proteins from a genomic interval of Microbacterium esteraromaticum:
- the dnaA gene encoding chromosomal replication initiator protein DnaA — MSAAEQPDVPIWSTVLEKLTADERVSPQLHGFLSLVVPAGVMGGVLYLDVPNDLTAAQINKRLRAPLMEALSASGNEVTSYRTVVNHELADQPTAPISVPDFTTPEPLRVESPIEQHPTPTRHESRLNPKYTFDNFVIGQSNRFAHAAAVAVAEAPAKAYNPLFIYGDSGLGKTHLLHAIGDYAQSLYAGVKVRYVSSEEFTNDFINSIANNRGAAFQSRYREVDILLIDDIQFLQGRAETQEAFFHTFNQLHDHNKQVVITSDVAPKLLTGFEDRMRSRFEWGLITDVQAPDLETRIAILRKKAQSESLHIPDEVLEYIANVVSSNIRELEGALIRVSAFASLNRSSLDIALAQTVLRDIVDTTEDNVISPTDIITATAAYFKLTVDDLYGSSRSQQIATARQIAMYLCRERTSLSLPKIGQLFGNRDHTTVMYACKKISELMKERRSIYNQVTDITTQISRR; from the coding sequence ATGAGCGCAGCAGAACAGCCCGATGTACCGATCTGGTCGACGGTGCTCGAGAAGCTGACCGCCGATGAACGGGTCAGCCCGCAGTTGCACGGCTTCCTGAGCCTGGTCGTTCCGGCCGGCGTCATGGGCGGCGTTCTCTACCTCGATGTGCCGAACGATCTGACGGCGGCGCAGATCAACAAGCGTCTGCGCGCTCCGCTGATGGAGGCTCTCTCAGCGAGCGGAAACGAGGTCACCTCGTACCGCACGGTCGTGAACCATGAGCTCGCTGACCAGCCCACGGCGCCGATCAGCGTTCCCGACTTCACCACGCCCGAGCCGCTCCGCGTCGAGTCGCCGATCGAACAGCATCCGACCCCTACGCGGCACGAGTCGCGACTCAATCCGAAGTACACCTTCGACAATTTCGTCATCGGTCAGTCGAACCGATTCGCGCACGCGGCCGCAGTCGCGGTCGCCGAAGCGCCGGCCAAGGCCTACAACCCCCTGTTCATCTACGGTGACTCCGGACTGGGCAAGACTCACCTGCTGCACGCGATTGGCGACTACGCGCAGTCGCTGTACGCCGGTGTGAAGGTCAGGTACGTCTCGAGCGAAGAGTTCACGAACGACTTCATCAACTCGATCGCGAACAACCGGGGTGCCGCGTTCCAGAGCAGGTACCGCGAGGTCGACATTCTGCTCATCGACGACATCCAGTTCCTGCAGGGTCGCGCCGAGACGCAAGAGGCGTTCTTCCACACGTTCAACCAGTTGCACGACCACAACAAGCAGGTCGTGATCACCAGCGATGTCGCGCCGAAACTGCTGACCGGGTTCGAGGACCGCATGCGTAGCCGGTTCGAGTGGGGTCTGATCACCGACGTTCAGGCACCCGACCTCGAGACGCGCATCGCCATCCTGCGCAAGAAAGCGCAGAGCGAGTCGCTGCACATCCCCGACGAGGTACTGGAGTACATCGCCAACGTCGTCTCGTCGAACATCCGAGAGCTCGAGGGCGCACTCATCCGCGTCTCGGCGTTCGCCAGCCTCAACCGGTCCTCGCTCGATATCGCCTTGGCCCAAACGGTGTTGCGCGACATCGTCGACACCACCGAAGACAACGTGATCTCGCCGACCGACATCATCACTGCGACGGCGGCGTACTTCAAGCTCACGGTCGATGATCTGTACGGCTCGAGCCGCTCGCAGCAGATCGCGACCGCCCGGCAGATCGCGATGTACCTGTGCCGTGAGCGCACGAGCCTGTCGTTGCCGAAGATCGGTCAGCTGTTCGGCAACCGCGATCACACCACCGTCATGTACGCGTGCAAGAAGATCAGCGAGCTCATGAAGGAGCGTCGTTCGATCTACAACCAGGTGACCGACATCACCACCCAGATCAGCCGCCGCTGA
- the dnaN gene encoding DNA polymerase III subunit beta has translation MRFQVNRDVFSEAVSFVVKLLPQRNPQPILAGVLIEANENGLTLSAFDYEASARTTIEATVDEPGTILVHGRLLSDIASRLPNAPIQIAVEEDGGIAVTCGSARFTLASMPVEEYPSIPEVAGATGVVPAEEFGTAIAQVAFAASRDDVTPVLTGVQLEVSGQTLSLVATDRYRVSLRDVPWDGAEAEQTALVPARTLTEVGKTFAHAGTIEISFSGGGDREIIAFTAGNKTVTSLLIKGNFPPVRRLFPEQTDHYAVINTADLVEAVRRVALVLDRSAPLRFTFSSDSVTMDASGSEQARASESVDAHLNGGDEVTLGLNPQYLLEALGAVKSEFTRVTFTSSDNANKLSPVLVTSQTSVDQAGLDSFKYLLQPNLLLR, from the coding sequence GTGAGGTTTCAGGTCAACCGCGATGTGTTCAGCGAGGCTGTGTCCTTCGTCGTCAAGCTGCTTCCGCAGCGCAATCCGCAACCGATCCTCGCGGGAGTGTTGATCGAGGCCAACGAGAACGGACTCACGCTCTCGGCCTTCGACTACGAGGCATCCGCACGCACAACGATCGAGGCGACAGTCGATGAGCCGGGCACGATCCTCGTGCACGGGCGCCTGCTCTCCGACATCGCGAGCCGGCTTCCGAACGCTCCGATCCAGATCGCTGTCGAAGAAGATGGCGGCATCGCCGTCACCTGCGGGTCTGCACGCTTCACCCTGGCGTCCATGCCGGTCGAGGAATATCCCTCGATCCCCGAGGTCGCTGGAGCAACGGGTGTGGTTCCCGCCGAAGAATTCGGCACCGCGATCGCTCAGGTCGCTTTCGCCGCATCGCGTGACGATGTCACCCCCGTGCTCACCGGTGTGCAGCTCGAGGTCTCCGGACAGACGCTCAGCCTGGTCGCGACCGACCGCTACCGCGTCTCGCTGCGCGACGTCCCGTGGGACGGCGCCGAGGCAGAGCAGACCGCGCTCGTTCCGGCGCGTACCCTGACCGAGGTCGGCAAGACCTTTGCGCACGCCGGCACCATCGAGATCTCGTTCTCGGGCGGCGGCGACCGCGAGATCATCGCGTTCACGGCGGGCAACAAGACCGTCACTTCGTTGCTGATCAAGGGCAACTTCCCGCCGGTACGGCGACTGTTCCCCGAGCAGACCGACCACTACGCCGTGATCAACACCGCCGACCTCGTTGAGGCCGTCCGCCGTGTTGCCCTCGTGCTCGATCGGTCCGCTCCGCTGCGTTTCACCTTCAGCAGCGACAGCGTGACGATGGATGCCTCGGGCAGTGAGCAGGCACGGGCATCCGAATCGGTTGACGCGCACCTCAACGGCGGCGACGAAGTCACGCTCGGTCTGAACCCGCAGTACCTCCTCGAGGCGCTCGGCGCCGTCAAGAGCGAGTTCACGCGCGTGACGTTCACCTCGAGCGACAACGCCAACAAGCTCAGCCCTGTGCTGGTCACCAGCCAGACCTCGGTCGACCAGGCGGGTCTTGACTCGTTCAAGTACTTGCTGCAGCCGAACCTGCTGCTGCGCTGA
- the recF gene encoding DNA replication/repair protein RecF (All proteins in this family for which functions are known are DNA-binding proteins that assist the filamentation of RecA onto DNA for the initiation of recombination or recombinational repair.), whose amino-acid sequence MIVEHLNLVDFRNYATADLTLHRGPNVLVGSNGQGKTNLAEAIVFLATLGSHRVSSDAPMVRDDKDFAVVRARLAHGKRTVLVEVQINRQGSNRARINGSPSKTNELPRYAHVVLFAPEDLQIVRGDPSSRRRFADQLLIQRTPRMAGVIADYDRVLRQRTALLKSARARGVRGEGLSTLDVWDDKLVALGSEIIHARLRLAADLRGPLAEAYAAIAGADHQPELEWALSVRGADPDADDSAADAPASDEGDIPTMFRVALQQRRAKEIERGLTLVGPHRDDLLLRVRDLPVKGYASHGESWSVALALRLSSAELLRSESPAGDPVLILDDVFAELDADRRRRLATLTAGYEQVIVTAAVEADIPEMLHRHVVRISAGTITDERDTDEREDADD is encoded by the coding sequence GTGATTGTGGAGCACCTGAACCTGGTCGATTTCCGCAATTATGCGACCGCCGACCTCACTCTGCATCGCGGCCCGAACGTGCTCGTCGGCAGCAACGGGCAGGGCAAGACCAACCTCGCCGAAGCGATCGTCTTTCTCGCGACGCTCGGATCCCACCGGGTGTCGTCGGATGCGCCGATGGTGCGAGATGACAAGGATTTCGCCGTTGTGCGCGCCAGGTTGGCGCATGGAAAGCGCACCGTCCTTGTCGAAGTGCAGATCAATCGACAGGGATCCAACCGGGCTCGCATCAACGGCTCGCCGTCGAAGACCAATGAGCTGCCGCGCTACGCGCACGTCGTGCTGTTCGCCCCGGAAGATCTGCAGATCGTGCGCGGTGACCCGTCGTCCCGTCGACGCTTCGCCGATCAGTTGCTGATCCAGCGCACCCCGCGCATGGCCGGTGTGATCGCCGACTACGACCGGGTGCTGCGCCAGCGAACGGCGCTGTTGAAATCCGCTCGCGCGCGCGGTGTGCGTGGCGAAGGGCTGAGCACCCTCGACGTGTGGGACGACAAACTGGTCGCGCTGGGCTCCGAGATCATCCATGCGCGGCTGCGCCTCGCTGCAGATCTGCGCGGTCCATTGGCCGAGGCGTATGCGGCCATCGCCGGGGCCGACCACCAGCCCGAGCTCGAGTGGGCGCTGTCGGTGCGCGGCGCGGATCCGGATGCTGACGATTCCGCGGCCGATGCACCGGCATCCGATGAGGGCGACATCCCGACCATGTTCCGCGTCGCGCTGCAGCAGCGCCGCGCGAAAGAGATCGAGCGGGGTCTCACCCTCGTCGGCCCACACCGTGATGACCTGCTGCTGCGTGTACGCGATCTGCCGGTGAAGGGGTACGCCTCGCACGGCGAATCGTGGTCGGTGGCGCTCGCCCTGCGGCTCTCCTCGGCGGAACTGCTGCGTTCCGAGTCCCCGGCCGGCGATCCGGTGCTGATCCTCGATGATGTCTTCGCCGAGCTCGATGCCGACCGCAGGCGTCGCCTGGCGACGTTGACCGCCGGGTACGAGCAGGTGATCGTCACCGCCGCGGTCGAGGCCGACATTCCCGAGATGTTGCACCGTCACGTGGTGCGGATCAGCGCCGGCACGATCACCGATGAGAGGGACACAGACGAGAGGGAGGATGCCGATGACTGA
- a CDS encoding DUF721 domain-containing protein, with translation MPMTDPQPPETVATYLRLRGLKPSSTNWKRKKRLVVDDDNAPFTKGRDPGTLGDVLAKLTRDSGWEKTLAAEDLVRQWAELAGAGTAKHSEPVSLERGVLTVKCDSTAWAKNLQFMRAVIMTEITNRYPDAGVQNLRFIGPDVPSWKWGPRVVPGRGPRDTYG, from the coding sequence ATGCCGATGACTGATCCGCAACCCCCGGAGACGGTCGCCACCTACCTGCGCCTGCGCGGACTCAAGCCGAGTTCGACGAACTGGAAGCGCAAGAAGCGTCTCGTCGTCGATGATGACAATGCCCCGTTCACGAAGGGGCGGGATCCGGGAACGCTCGGCGACGTTCTGGCCAAGCTCACGCGCGATTCGGGTTGGGAGAAGACGCTCGCCGCCGAGGATCTCGTACGCCAGTGGGCCGAACTGGCCGGGGCAGGCACCGCCAAGCACTCCGAACCGGTGTCGCTCGAGCGCGGCGTGCTCACGGTGAAGTGCGATTCGACGGCGTGGGCGAAGAACCTGCAGTTCATGCGCGCAGTCATCATGACCGAGATCACGAATCGGTATCCGGATGCCGGTGTGCAGAACCTGCGGTTCATCGGACCGGACGTTCCGTCGTGGAAGTGGGGACCGCGGGTGGTGCCCGGACGCGGCCCACGGGACACCTACGGGTAG
- the gyrB gene encoding DNA topoisomerase (ATP-hydrolyzing) subunit B — protein sequence MTSETPADDNERSTNPETANGQAPSDYGADSIQILEGLEAVRKRPGMYIGSTGPRGLHHLVYEIVDNSVDEALAGYADRIRVTLLPDGGVRVVDNGRGIPVDPHSSDPTKSTVEVVLTILHAGGKFGGGAYAVSGGLHGVGSSVVNALSTRFEVEVKQKGYVWRHSFADGGTPQQSLEQGEATDETGTTITFWPDAEIFTETVEFDYDTLRTRFQQMAFLNKGLRISLSDERPASAYEVEEEGALISKQPSDDFLYERGLVDYVEYLNKVRKAEPVSEEIIDFEAEDTERKISLEVAMQWTTSYNENVFTYANTINTHEGGTHEEGFRAALTSLVNRYARANNLLKEKDDNLSGDDVREGLTAVISIKLGEPQFEGQTKTKLGNTEAKTFVQKIVNEQLGDWLDRNPAQAKNVIRKAIDAATARLAARKARETARRKSVFESAAMPDKLKDCTSKDPSISEIFLVEGDSAGGSAVQGRDPHTQAILALRGKILNVERARLDKALANKEVQAMIQAFGTGIGEDFDIEKARYHKIVLMADADVDGQHITTLLLTMLFRYMRGLIEAGFVYLAMPPLYRLKWTNSPHEYVYSDEERDALMAYGQENGKRLPKDAGIQRYKGLGEMNAKELWETTMDHTTRTLRQVSIDDAATADEIFSVLMGEDVESRRTFIQRNAKDVRFLDI from the coding sequence ATGACGTCTGAAACACCTGCCGACGACAACGAGCGCTCGACGAACCCCGAGACCGCGAACGGGCAGGCGCCCAGCGACTACGGCGCGGATTCGATCCAGATCCTCGAGGGGCTGGAGGCCGTCCGCAAGCGTCCCGGAATGTACATCGGTTCGACGGGTCCTCGAGGCCTGCACCATCTGGTGTACGAGATCGTCGACAACTCGGTCGATGAGGCGCTGGCGGGCTATGCCGATCGCATCCGTGTCACCCTGCTCCCCGACGGTGGCGTGCGTGTGGTCGACAACGGTCGCGGTATTCCCGTCGATCCGCACTCCTCTGACCCGACGAAGTCGACCGTCGAGGTCGTGCTCACGATCCTGCACGCCGGCGGCAAGTTCGGTGGCGGCGCCTACGCCGTGTCGGGTGGTCTGCACGGTGTCGGGTCGTCGGTCGTGAACGCGCTCTCGACCCGTTTCGAGGTCGAGGTCAAGCAGAAGGGCTACGTCTGGCGGCACAGCTTCGCCGATGGCGGCACCCCGCAGCAGTCGCTCGAACAGGGCGAGGCGACGGACGAGACCGGAACCACGATCACGTTCTGGCCGGATGCTGAGATCTTCACCGAAACGGTCGAGTTCGACTACGACACGCTGCGCACGCGCTTCCAGCAGATGGCGTTCCTCAACAAGGGGCTGCGCATCTCGCTGAGCGACGAGCGTCCGGCATCCGCCTACGAGGTCGAGGAAGAGGGCGCGCTCATCAGCAAGCAGCCGTCCGATGACTTCCTCTACGAGCGCGGTCTGGTCGACTACGTCGAGTACCTGAACAAGGTGCGCAAGGCCGAGCCGGTCAGCGAAGAGATCATCGACTTCGAGGCTGAGGACACCGAGCGCAAGATCTCGCTCGAGGTCGCCATGCAGTGGACGACCTCGTACAACGAGAACGTCTTCACGTACGCCAACACGATCAACACGCACGAGGGTGGAACCCACGAAGAGGGATTCCGCGCTGCGCTCACGAGCCTGGTCAACCGCTACGCGCGGGCGAACAACCTGCTCAAAGAGAAGGACGACAACCTCTCGGGTGATGACGTGCGCGAGGGACTGACGGCGGTCATCTCGATCAAGCTCGGCGAGCCGCAGTTCGAGGGGCAGACCAAGACCAAGCTCGGCAACACCGAGGCGAAGACGTTCGTGCAGAAGATCGTCAACGAGCAGCTCGGCGACTGGCTCGACCGCAACCCTGCGCAGGCCAAGAATGTCATTCGCAAGGCGATCGATGCGGCGACGGCGCGCCTCGCGGCACGCAAGGCGCGCGAGACCGCACGCCGCAAGAGCGTGTTCGAGTCGGCGGCGATGCCCGACAAGCTCAAGGACTGCACCAGCAAGGACCCGTCGATCAGCGAGATCTTCCTCGTCGAGGGTGACTCGGCAGGCGGTTCGGCCGTGCAGGGTCGCGACCCGCACACGCAGGCGATTCTGGCGCTGCGAGGCAAGATCCTGAACGTCGAGCGCGCGCGACTCGACAAGGCGCTGGCCAACAAAGAAGTCCAGGCGATGATCCAGGCCTTCGGCACGGGCATCGGTGAGGACTTCGACATCGAGAAGGCCCGGTACCACAAGATCGTCCTGATGGCGGATGCTGACGTGGACGGCCAGCACATCACGACGCTGCTGCTGACGATGCTGTTCCGCTACATGCGCGGGCTCATCGAGGCGGGCTTCGTGTATCTCGCGATGCCGCCGCTGTACCGCCTGAAATGGACCAACTCGCCCCACGAGTACGTGTACTCGGATGAGGAGCGCGATGCGCTGATGGCCTACGGGCAGGAGAACGGCAAGCGCCTGCCGAAGGATGCCGGTATCCAGCGCTACAAGGGTCTCGGCGAGATGAATGCCAAGGAACTCTGGGAGACCACGATGGACCACACCACGCGCACGCTGCGTCAGGTGTCCATCGACGACGCGGCCACGGCCGATGAGATCTTCAGCGTGCTGATGGGTGAGGACGTCGAGTCTCGACGCACATTCATCCAGCGCAACGCCAAGGATGTCCGCTTCCTCGACATCTGA
- the gyrA gene encoding DNA gyrase subunit A — protein MTDEERPEPAHEHGRINQVDLQAEMQRSYLDYAMAVIVGRALPDVRDGLKPVHRRVIYGMYDGGFRPDKSFSKCARVVGEVMGQYHPHGDSAIYDTLVRLVQPWSLRYPLALGQGNFGSPGNMGAAAPRYTETKMAPLALEMVRDIEEETVDFSPNYDGQTQEPDVLPARFPNLLVNGSIGIAVGMATNIPPHNLREVSAAALWALDNAGISREELLEGLIQRIPGPDFPTGAQILGTKGIHEAYRTGRGSITMRAVVEIEEIQGRTCLVITELPYQVNPDNLAVKIGELARDGKITGIADIRDESSDRTGQRLVVVLKRDAVAKVVLNNLYKHTPLQDNFGANMLAIVDGVPRTLALDGFITHWLDHQLDVIVRRTMYRLRKAEERMHILQAFLKALDALDEVIALIRRSPTVAEANEGLRELLTIDEKQADAILLMQLRRLAAMERQKIIDEATELETKIVDYKDIIATEARQRDIVRTELTEIVDRFGDERRTHILHGFDGDMSMEDLIPVEEMVVTVTREGYIKRTRSDNYRSQHRGGKGVKGAQLRADDLVEHFFVTTTHHWLLFFTDKGRVYRTKTYEVPEAGRDAKGQHVANLLALQPDEKIAQVLAVRDYEAKEYLVLATHDGLVKKTRLSDYDTNRQGGVIAIRLRENDELVSAKLVDADEDILLISAKGMSVRFHATDDALRPMGRATEGVRGMKFKDDQDHLLSASIVDEDSYVFTVTDGGYAKRTSVSEYKVQKRGGTGIKVAKLSDERGELAGGLIVSEDDEVLVVLSSGKVVRSAVAEVPAKGRDTMGVVFARMTNGDRILAVARNSERVVAEDDIEGEAPEAPSPETPEA, from the coding sequence ATGACTGACGAAGAACGCCCCGAGCCGGCCCACGAGCACGGCCGCATCAACCAGGTCGACCTGCAGGCCGAGATGCAGCGCAGCTATCTCGACTACGCCATGGCTGTCATTGTCGGTCGTGCGCTGCCCGACGTGCGCGACGGGCTCAAGCCCGTGCACCGCCGCGTGATCTACGGCATGTACGACGGCGGATTCCGCCCCGACAAGTCGTTCTCGAAGTGCGCGCGAGTCGTCGGCGAAGTGATGGGTCAGTATCACCCGCACGGTGACTCGGCGATCTACGACACCCTCGTGCGTCTGGTGCAGCCGTGGTCGCTGCGCTACCCGCTGGCGCTCGGCCAGGGAAACTTCGGCTCCCCCGGCAACATGGGCGCGGCCGCGCCCCGGTACACCGAGACCAAGATGGCTCCGCTCGCGCTCGAGATGGTGCGAGACATCGAAGAGGAGACCGTCGACTTCTCGCCGAACTACGACGGGCAGACGCAGGAGCCCGACGTGCTGCCGGCGCGGTTCCCGAACCTGCTGGTCAACGGCTCGATCGGTATCGCGGTCGGCATGGCGACCAACATCCCGCCGCACAACCTGCGTGAGGTCTCGGCCGCCGCGCTGTGGGCGCTCGACAACGCCGGAATCAGCCGCGAGGAGTTGCTCGAGGGCCTGATCCAGCGCATTCCCGGCCCCGACTTCCCGACCGGCGCGCAGATCCTCGGAACCAAGGGCATCCACGAGGCGTACCGCACCGGACGCGGGTCGATCACGATGCGCGCCGTCGTCGAGATCGAAGAGATCCAGGGGCGCACGTGCCTCGTCATCACCGAGCTGCCCTACCAGGTCAACCCCGACAACCTCGCGGTGAAGATCGGTGAGCTGGCTCGCGACGGCAAGATCACCGGCATCGCCGATATCCGCGACGAGTCCTCGGACCGCACCGGACAACGCCTGGTCGTCGTGCTCAAGCGCGACGCGGTCGCGAAGGTCGTGCTGAACAACCTGTACAAGCACACCCCGCTGCAGGACAATTTCGGCGCCAACATGCTGGCGATCGTCGACGGCGTCCCGCGCACGCTGGCCCTCGACGGCTTCATCACGCACTGGCTCGACCACCAGCTCGACGTGATCGTGCGCCGCACGATGTACCGCCTACGCAAGGCGGAAGAGCGCATGCACATCCTGCAGGCATTCCTGAAGGCGCTCGACGCGCTCGACGAGGTCATCGCACTCATCCGTCGCTCGCCCACGGTCGCCGAGGCGAACGAGGGGCTGCGCGAGCTGCTGACCATCGACGAGAAGCAGGCGGATGCCATTCTGCTGATGCAGCTGCGTCGTCTCGCGGCGATGGAGCGCCAGAAGATCATCGACGAGGCCACCGAGCTCGAGACGAAGATCGTCGACTACAAGGACATCATCGCCACCGAGGCCCGCCAGCGCGACATCGTGCGCACCGAGCTCACCGAGATCGTCGACCGTTTCGGCGACGAGCGCCGCACGCATATCCTGCACGGCTTCGACGGCGACATGTCGATGGAAGACCTCATCCCCGTGGAAGAGATGGTCGTCACCGTCACCCGCGAGGGCTACATCAAGCGCACGCGCAGCGACAACTACCGGTCGCAGCACCGCGGTGGCAAGGGCGTGAAGGGTGCGCAGCTGCGCGCCGACGACCTGGTCGAGCACTTCTTCGTCACCACCACGCACCACTGGCTGCTGTTCTTCACCGACAAGGGCCGCGTGTACCGCACGAAGACCTACGAGGTGCCCGAGGCCGGCCGCGACGCGAAGGGCCAGCACGTGGCGAACCTGCTCGCGCTGCAGCCGGACGAGAAGATCGCCCAGGTGCTCGCCGTGCGCGACTACGAGGCCAAGGAATACCTGGTGCTCGCCACCCACGACGGTCTGGTGAAGAAGACGCGCCTCAGCGACTACGACACCAACCGCCAGGGCGGCGTCATCGCCATTCGCCTGCGCGAGAACGACGAGCTGGTCAGCGCCAAGCTGGTCGACGCCGACGAGGACATCCTGCTGATCAGCGCCAAGGGCATGTCGGTGCGTTTCCACGCCACCGACGATGCGCTGCGCCCGATGGGCCGCGCGACCGAGGGTGTGCGGGGTATGAAGTTCAAGGACGACCAGGATCACCTGCTGTCAGCATCCATCGTCGACGAGGACTCGTACGTGTTCACCGTCACCGACGGTGGCTACGCCAAGCGCACCTCGGTCTCGGAGTACAAGGTGCAAAAACGCGGCGGAACCGGCATCAAGGTCGCCAAGCTGAGCGACGAGCGGGGCGAACTCGCGGGTGGTCTGATCGTCTCTGAGGACGACGAGGTCTTGGTGGTTCTGTCCAGCGGCAAGGTGGTACGCTCTGCCGTGGCCGAGGTGCCCGCCAAGGGTCGCGACACCATGGGAGTGGTGTTCGCCCGCATGACGAACGGGGATCGCATCCTCGCCGTCGCCCGCAACAGCGAGCGGGTGGTCGCCGAAGACGACATCGAGGGCGAGGCACCCGAAGCCCCGAGCCCCGAGACCCCCGAAGCCTGA
- a CDS encoding DUF3566 domain-containing protein, whose protein sequence is MSTVADKLAKKSTRKTAGKQVRLRLVYVDFWSAVKLSFLGAVALAIVTMVSFFLIFMVLQATNVIAQAGEILTTLTDGSVDLESLLGLPQVMAFGAVVSILNLIVFTVLGAVIAGIYNLAVKVTGGLLVGFMSN, encoded by the coding sequence ATGAGCACAGTCGCGGACAAGCTGGCGAAGAAGTCCACCCGCAAGACCGCCGGCAAGCAGGTTCGCCTGCGCCTGGTCTACGTGGACTTCTGGTCTGCCGTGAAGCTGTCGTTCCTCGGGGCGGTCGCCCTGGCGATCGTGACCATGGTGTCGTTCTTCTTGATCTTCATGGTGCTGCAGGCGACGAATGTCATCGCGCAGGCGGGTGAGATCCTCACGACACTCACCGACGGCAGCGTCGACCTCGAGAGCCTGCTGGGTCTGCCGCAGGTGATGGCCTTCGGCGCGGTCGTGTCGATCCTGAACCTGATCGTGTTCACGGTGCTGGGCGCTGTCATCGCCGGTATCTACAACCTCGCGGTCAAGGTGACCGGCGGTTTGCTCGTCGGCTTCATGTCGAACTGA
- a CDS encoding VIT1/CCC1 transporter family protein has protein sequence MSATHPAEPHGAGLGQKLNWLRAGVLGANDGIVSVASLVVGVAGASTDSAPLLIAGIAGLVGGAISMALGEYVSVSSQRDSERALIAKEREELRTMPEQELDELTELYRQRGLSESTARQVATELTEHDALAAHLDIELGIDQHDLVNPWHAAISSAISFTIGALLPLLAILLPPPELRVPVTFVAVLLALAFTGVISAKVGGASPVRATVRLVLGGALALLVTWVIGTLLGTTGVV, from the coding sequence ATGAGCGCTACGCATCCCGCCGAGCCACACGGAGCAGGTCTCGGTCAGAAACTGAACTGGTTGCGCGCCGGAGTGCTCGGCGCGAACGACGGCATCGTCTCGGTGGCATCCCTCGTGGTCGGTGTCGCCGGCGCGTCGACGGACTCGGCGCCGCTGTTGATCGCGGGTATCGCCGGCCTGGTCGGTGGAGCCATCTCGATGGCCCTCGGCGAGTACGTGTCGGTCAGCAGCCAGCGCGACAGCGAGCGTGCACTGATCGCCAAGGAGCGTGAAGAGCTGCGCACGATGCCCGAGCAGGAACTCGATGAGCTCACCGAGCTGTACCGCCAGCGCGGTCTCAGCGAGAGCACGGCCCGTCAGGTGGCCACCGAGCTCACCGAGCACGATGCTCTCGCGGCGCACCTCGACATCGAACTGGGTATCGATCAGCATGATCTGGTGAACCCGTGGCACGCGGCGATCTCGTCAGCCATCTCGTTCACCATCGGCGCGCTGCTGCCGCTGCTGGCGATCCTGCTTCCGCCGCCCGAGCTGCGCGTGCCCGTGACCTTCGTCGCGGTGTTGCTCGCCCTCGCGTTCACCGGAGTGATCTCGGCGAAGGTGGGTGGCGCCTCACCGGTGCGAGCAACCGTGCGCCTTGTGCTCGGAGGCGCATTGGCGCTGCTGGTCACCTGGGTCATCGGTACCCTGCTGGGTACGACCGGAGTCGTCTGA